In Malaclemys terrapin pileata isolate rMalTer1 chromosome 11, rMalTer1.hap1, whole genome shotgun sequence, a single genomic region encodes these proteins:
- the TYW5 gene encoding tRNA wybutosine-synthesizing protein 5 isoform X1, with product MAQPAGPVARHSGVSSERFRQDIYPLRKPAVLKGIDLGTCTTKWTVDYLSQTAGTKEVKIHVSTVPQMDFLSKNFVYRTLPFDVFVRRAAEVKHNEYFISEDEKYYLRSLGEDPRKDIADIRKQFPSLAEDIQIPEYFEKEQFFSSVFRISSAGLQLWTHYDIMDNFLIQITGKKRVILYNPRDAPYLYLAGTKSEVLNVDNPDLEKYPLFMKARRYECSLEAGDVLFIPALWFHNVISEEFGVGVNVFWKHLPSECYDKTDTYGNKDPTAASRAVQILDRALKTLEELPEEYRDFYARRMVLRIQEKAYSTNYE from the exons ATGGCGCAGCCGGCGGGCCCCGTGGCCCGGCACAGCGGGGTCAGCAGCGAGCGCTTTCGGCAGGACATTTACCCGCTG agaAAGCCGGCAGTGCTGAAAGGAATAGACTTGGGCACTTGCACAACCAAATGGACAGTGGATTACCTCAGCCAAACAGCAGGAACTAAAGAAGTAAAGATTCATGTTTCCACAGTGCCACAGATGGACTTCCTCAGTAAGAACTTTGTATATAG AACATTGCCCTTTGATGTGTTTGTACGGAGAGCAGCTGAAGTCAAACATAACGAGTACTTTATATCTGAG GATGAGAAATACTACTTGCGATCACTGGGTGAAGACCCACGAAAG GATATTGCGGATATCAGAAAGCAGTTTCCTTCATTAGCAGAAGATATTCAGATCCCAGAATATTTTGAAAAGGAACAGTTCTTCTCCAGTGTCTTCCGCATCAGCTCAGCAGGACTGCAACTCTGGACACACTATGAT ATAATGGATAACTTCTTAATCCAGATAACAGGGAAAAAAAGAGTTATACTGTACAATCCTCGAGATGCACCATATTTGTATTTAGCAG GCACTAAATCAGAGGTCCTAAATGTGGATAACCCAGACCTGGAGAAATATCCCCTTTTTATGAAAGCCAGGCGCTATGAATGTTCTCTTGAAGCAGGCGATGTGTTGTTCATTCCAG CTTTATGGTTCCATAATGTAATTTCTGAAGAATTTGGAGTGGGAGTGAATGTCTTTTGGAAGCATCTTCCTTCTGAGTGCTATGATAAAACAGACACTTACGGAAATAAAGATCCTACAGCTGCTTCCAGAGCTGTGCAGATTTTGGACAGGGCTTTGAAAACACTGGAGGAACTGCCTGAGGAATATAGGGATTTTTATGCCCGGAGAATGGTTTTACGCATCCAAGAAAAAGCCTATAGCACTAACTATGAATAA
- the TYW5 gene encoding tRNA wybutosine-synthesizing protein 5 isoform X2, which translates to MDFLSKNFVYRTLPFDVFVRRAAEVKHNEYFISEDEKYYLRSLGEDPRKDIADIRKQFPSLAEDIQIPEYFEKEQFFSSVFRISSAGLQLWTHYDIMDNFLIQITGKKRVILYNPRDAPYLYLAGTKSEVLNVDNPDLEKYPLFMKARRYECSLEAGDVLFIPALWFHNVISEEFGVGVNVFWKHLPSECYDKTDTYGNKDPTAASRAVQILDRALKTLEELPEEYRDFYARRMVLRIQEKAYSTNYE; encoded by the exons ATGGACTTCCTCAGTAAGAACTTTGTATATAG AACATTGCCCTTTGATGTGTTTGTACGGAGAGCAGCTGAAGTCAAACATAACGAGTACTTTATATCTGAG GATGAGAAATACTACTTGCGATCACTGGGTGAAGACCCACGAAAG GATATTGCGGATATCAGAAAGCAGTTTCCTTCATTAGCAGAAGATATTCAGATCCCAGAATATTTTGAAAAGGAACAGTTCTTCTCCAGTGTCTTCCGCATCAGCTCAGCAGGACTGCAACTCTGGACACACTATGAT ATAATGGATAACTTCTTAATCCAGATAACAGGGAAAAAAAGAGTTATACTGTACAATCCTCGAGATGCACCATATTTGTATTTAGCAG GCACTAAATCAGAGGTCCTAAATGTGGATAACCCAGACCTGGAGAAATATCCCCTTTTTATGAAAGCCAGGCGCTATGAATGTTCTCTTGAAGCAGGCGATGTGTTGTTCATTCCAG CTTTATGGTTCCATAATGTAATTTCTGAAGAATTTGGAGTGGGAGTGAATGTCTTTTGGAAGCATCTTCCTTCTGAGTGCTATGATAAAACAGACACTTACGGAAATAAAGATCCTACAGCTGCTTCCAGAGCTGTGCAGATTTTGGACAGGGCTTTGAAAACACTGGAGGAACTGCCTGAGGAATATAGGGATTTTTATGCCCGGAGAATGGTTTTACGCATCCAAGAAAAAGCCTATAGCACTAACTATGAATAA